A region of Vibrio chagasii DNA encodes the following proteins:
- a CDS encoding LysR family transcriptional regulator, with product MSKLKQMSIFAHIVEQGSVSAAAEKLELSKSVVSQHLKILEQELGASLLKRTTRRQTLTNMGERFYLSCKDINVIAESAWDMAKSELEEPQGRIRITAPNALMDLLVAPVIAELMKQYPKLKPELISDDQHLDLMEHDIDLAVRVGSSRDSNLKQKRLGEFKDVLCGVASMRERELESIPYIANSWQGKQVTHHFSSQTQEGFVYQQQASCVTNSFHSCLALIKSGVGIGVIPDFCIPQLSGEVVDVLPSFELPTNTVYALNPFTSNTPIAIQLCVQALEEKLKQSLI from the coding sequence ATGAGTAAGCTAAAACAGATGTCGATTTTCGCTCATATTGTAGAGCAAGGCTCCGTATCGGCCGCGGCTGAAAAACTAGAGTTGTCTAAATCTGTTGTTAGTCAGCATCTAAAAATTTTGGAGCAAGAGCTTGGTGCTTCGCTTCTTAAACGAACAACGCGAAGACAAACCTTGACCAATATGGGGGAGCGTTTCTATCTAAGTTGTAAGGATATTAACGTGATCGCTGAATCCGCGTGGGATATGGCGAAATCGGAATTGGAAGAGCCTCAGGGGCGGATTCGCATCACAGCTCCCAATGCGTTGATGGATTTGCTTGTTGCGCCTGTTATTGCGGAGTTGATGAAACAGTACCCAAAGCTAAAGCCGGAATTGATCAGTGATGACCAACACTTAGATCTCATGGAGCATGATATTGATCTTGCGGTACGAGTTGGCAGTTCTCGTGACAGTAATCTAAAACAGAAACGGTTAGGCGAGTTTAAAGATGTGTTGTGTGGCGTCGCAAGTATGCGTGAGCGTGAGCTTGAATCAATTCCTTATATTGCAAACTCTTGGCAGGGAAAGCAGGTTACACACCATTTTAGTTCTCAAACTCAAGAGGGCTTTGTCTATCAACAACAAGCTAGCTGCGTTACCAATTCATTTCACAGTTGTCTTGCGCTGATTAAATCGGGTGTTGGCATTGGTGTGATTCCAGATTTCTGCATTCCTCAGTTATCGGGTGAGGTTGTCGATGTGCTGCCAAGCTTTGAATTACCCACCAATACGGTTTACGCATTGAACCCTTTTACTTCAAACACGCCGATTGCCATCCAACTGTGTGTTCAAGCCTTAGAAGAGAAGCTCAAGCAAAGCTTAATTTGA
- a CDS encoding nuclear transport factor 2 family protein, with translation MSNNQVLEACKQGINAWQKAFNSQDAKGCADQYTDNCVMEARPFGTFEGREAIQAFWQGIMDQGFKDVDYTDVKWEEHPEGGYILTASWTMNKAFGVVHREHWALQVDGCARLVSDDFEVQGER, from the coding sequence ATGTCAAACAATCAAGTATTAGAAGCGTGTAAGCAAGGCATTAACGCATGGCAAAAAGCATTCAACAGCCAAGATGCGAAAGGTTGTGCAGATCAATATACAGATAACTGCGTAATGGAAGCTCGTCCATTTGGTACTTTTGAAGGTCGTGAAGCGATTCAAGCATTCTGGCAAGGCATCATGGACCAAGGTTTCAAAGACGTTGATTACACTGACGTAAAATGGGAAGAACACCCAGAAGGCGGATACATCCTTACCGCTAGTTGGACAATGAACAAAGCATTCGGCGTTGTACACCGTGAACACTGGGCGCTACAAGTCGATGGCTGTGCTCGCCTAGTAAGCGACGACTTCGAAGTTCAAGGCGAACGCTAG
- a CDS encoding HD domain-containing protein, translating to MRKHSMETYQHTLRVALFSYSFGLYLGFGKDQLELIFDAALVHDLGKLKTPDAVLHKSGKLTPIERQVMNKHVQESYSMTQDVSELEVASILGSLHHERWDGNGYPLRLKGSEIPLIGQVLALVDTWDAMTSDRAYRKGMSVEKALRILFEERLKGQFNPLLVDRFITFVTNSSLIETA from the coding sequence ATGCGCAAGCACTCGATGGAGACCTATCAACACACATTAAGGGTTGCGTTATTCTCTTACTCATTCGGCCTCTATCTAGGGTTCGGGAAAGACCAGTTGGAGCTCATTTTTGATGCAGCTCTTGTCCATGATTTAGGTAAGCTCAAAACACCTGACGCGGTACTTCATAAGTCCGGAAAACTTACCCCCATAGAACGCCAAGTGATGAACAAACACGTTCAAGAATCTTACTCAATGACACAAGATGTGAGTGAATTAGAAGTGGCGTCTATTTTGGGGTCGTTACATCACGAACGATGGGACGGAAACGGCTATCCTTTGCGTCTAAAGGGCTCTGAAATTCCGTTGATTGGGCAGGTACTCGCGCTTGTTGATACATGGGATGCCATGACCTCTGATAGAGCTTATAGAAAAGGCATGTCTGTCGAAAAGGCACTACGCATTTTGTTTGAGGAGAGGTTGAAAGGACAGTTCAACCCACTTCTGGTCGACAGGTTTATCACCTTCGTTACCAATTCATCCCTTATTGAAACGGCGTAA
- a CDS encoding ABC-type transport auxiliary lipoprotein family protein: MRKLFISLIVAFGLLGCSSPTDGTHAYLLPESTLDKPIFKVKTRVDLPDYLDTIGIAYRKSENELVSARKHVWAENLEGLLEERIDSSDASGESDKELIITFEQFNGSYTGNAEVKGTWVLSEQDVELARAEFESNTPLKESGYESLVEALGKGLDEVLADIQSQLTQSAHQQKH, translated from the coding sequence ATGAGAAAACTATTTATATCACTGATTGTAGCGTTCGGGCTTTTAGGGTGCTCTTCTCCCACTGATGGCACTCATGCTTATCTTCTACCAGAAAGTACGCTAGATAAGCCCATATTCAAGGTAAAAACTCGAGTCGACTTACCTGATTATCTCGACACCATCGGCATTGCGTATCGCAAGTCTGAAAATGAACTGGTTTCTGCGCGTAAACATGTTTGGGCCGAGAACCTAGAAGGGTTACTTGAAGAGCGTATTGACTCTTCCGATGCATCAGGGGAGTCGGATAAAGAGTTGATTATTACTTTCGAGCAGTTCAATGGTTCTTACACTGGCAATGCAGAAGTAAAAGGAACTTGGGTACTGAGTGAGCAAGACGTGGAATTAGCTCGAGCGGAATTTGAATCTAATACGCCATTAAAAGAGTCGGGGTATGAATCGCTTGTTGAAGCTCTTGGGAAAGGGCTGGATGAGGTGCTCGCAGATATACAGTCGCAATTAACCCAAAGCGCTCATCAACAAAAACACTAA
- the pqiB gene encoding intermembrane transport protein PqiB codes for MEKQSTSDAKVSKKSELSPVWIVPIIAVLVGCWMLFQYFNNRGPEITLILPDASGIEAGKTAIKSKNVHVGTITDVALSEDYEYIIAKAQIDKKASRMINAETQFWVVEPHIGTDGISGLETILSGSYIELKPGKSSEAQLRFDVLDTPPVAGPDTKGIRVVVSHNKANQLAVGEPVLHHGFVVGRVEKTSFDYQKKEGKYQLFIFAPYDGLIFEKTQFWLSSGIDVRFGANGLDVNFASIESILTGGVSFDVAESIKPGAQIKENLKEYTLYDNYDAVLQGKYTKSLDYVLLFEESVRGLRKGAPVEYRGVRIGTVDTVPLQIRMDKDGKVSNRIPILIKLEIERVSEVFRAVNAKTFAERVKLQMGEGLRATLKTGNLLTGALFVDINFYEDEEPYEPREFDGYPVFPVVAGGLTEIQKQITDFLDKINELPLDATIANLNGSLASLDSTLKSMDELLDSEGAKALPQDISETMKQLEATLDSYDEDSDAYKQLISASEELEHVLKEIRPLIKVLNDKPNALVFGSDVEEDPIPVKGVEQ; via the coding sequence ATGGAAAAGCAAAGTACTTCAGATGCGAAGGTATCAAAAAAAAGTGAGTTGTCGCCCGTTTGGATTGTGCCAATCATTGCGGTTTTGGTGGGGTGTTGGATGTTATTTCAATACTTCAATAATCGTGGGCCAGAGATCACTCTGATCTTACCGGATGCGTCTGGTATTGAAGCGGGTAAAACGGCGATAAAATCTAAGAATGTGCATGTAGGTACTATTACCGATGTCGCTCTGAGTGAGGACTATGAATACATCATTGCAAAAGCTCAAATAGACAAGAAAGCTTCACGTATGATCAATGCTGAAACCCAGTTTTGGGTAGTGGAACCGCATATAGGTACTGACGGCATTAGCGGTCTTGAGACTATTTTGTCGGGTTCGTACATTGAGCTCAAACCGGGTAAATCGAGTGAAGCCCAATTGAGGTTTGATGTGTTGGATACACCTCCAGTAGCGGGACCAGACACCAAAGGTATCAGGGTTGTTGTCTCCCACAATAAAGCGAATCAACTCGCAGTTGGTGAACCAGTTTTGCACCATGGCTTTGTGGTAGGGCGAGTAGAAAAAACCAGTTTCGACTATCAAAAGAAAGAGGGCAAATACCAACTGTTCATCTTTGCTCCTTATGATGGGCTTATCTTCGAAAAAACACAGTTTTGGCTCTCTTCAGGCATTGATGTGAGATTTGGTGCCAACGGCTTAGATGTCAACTTTGCTTCGATTGAGAGTATTCTGACAGGGGGCGTAAGTTTTGATGTGGCCGAGAGCATTAAACCGGGCGCTCAAATCAAAGAGAATCTAAAAGAGTACACGCTTTATGATAATTACGACGCGGTATTGCAGGGCAAATACACCAAGTCTTTAGATTACGTATTGCTGTTCGAAGAGTCAGTCCGCGGCTTAAGAAAAGGTGCACCGGTTGAGTATCGAGGGGTGCGAATTGGTACCGTGGATACCGTGCCGTTGCAGATACGTATGGACAAAGATGGCAAGGTTTCGAACCGTATTCCTATTCTTATTAAACTCGAAATTGAGCGAGTTTCTGAAGTCTTCAGAGCCGTGAATGCTAAAACCTTTGCTGAGCGCGTCAAATTGCAGATGGGAGAGGGGTTAAGAGCGACCTTAAAAACGGGTAACCTTCTCACCGGGGCACTGTTTGTCGATATTAATTTTTATGAGGACGAAGAGCCTTACGAACCAAGAGAGTTTGATGGTTACCCTGTGTTCCCTGTTGTCGCTGGTGGTTTAACGGAGATTCAAAAACAGATCACCGATTTCCTTGATAAGATCAATGAGCTTCCACTGGATGCCACCATCGCTAATCTAAATGGTTCACTGGCTTCGTTAGACAGCACCTTGAAGAGTATGGATGAATTACTTGATAGCGAGGGTGCTAAAGCCTTGCCACAAGATATCAGTGAAACCATGAAGCAGCTTGAAGCGACGTTAGATAGCTATGATGAAGACTCAGATGCTTATAAACAGCTCATTAGTGCCTCTGAAGAGTTAGAGCATGTGCTAAAAGAAATTCGCCCGTTGATCAAAGTTTTAAACGACAAACCCAATGCGTTGGTATTTGGTAGCGATGTGGAAGAAGACCCGATTCCAGTTAAGGGAGTTGAACAATGA
- a CDS encoding HAD family hydrolase, with amino-acid sequence MIKMLVCDFDGTLDGGPSHGVNQLFNYLTEQPDIRFIIATGRTLPSIQTGLASDNYPEPHSIISDVGTRIHHNHTQKPDHIWHEKLEASWNKSKVESALAPLDFMGARLEGHQGPHKMTFEGKLSEPQHALIESQLESHGLDVHLTYSHDWYLDITPKGVNKATAIHHLLKQHDLSIEQVCVAGDSANDTSMLTIEGVNSILVANHYPEVAHLSDRDNVYTSKATHAEGVLEGLKYWQQRASRNR; translated from the coding sequence ATGATAAAAATGTTGGTTTGTGACTTTGACGGTACACTCGATGGCGGCCCTTCTCATGGGGTTAATCAACTTTTCAATTACCTTACAGAGCAACCCGATATCCGCTTTATCATCGCAACCGGTAGAACGCTGCCTTCCATTCAAACTGGCTTAGCATCAGATAACTACCCAGAACCACACAGTATCATCAGTGATGTTGGCACAAGGATTCACCACAACCATACCCAAAAGCCTGACCATATTTGGCATGAGAAACTCGAGGCATCGTGGAATAAGTCAAAGGTAGAGTCAGCGCTAGCGCCACTCGACTTTATGGGTGCACGCTTAGAAGGCCACCAAGGTCCCCATAAGATGACCTTTGAGGGTAAGCTGTCTGAACCTCAGCATGCATTAATTGAATCACAATTAGAATCCCATGGCTTAGATGTCCACCTCACCTATTCACACGACTGGTATCTGGATATCACACCAAAAGGCGTCAATAAAGCAACGGCAATCCATCACCTGCTGAAACAACATGACTTGAGCATTGAACAGGTGTGTGTTGCCGGTGACTCAGCGAACGATACATCAATGCTGACGATAGAGGGTGTGAACTCCATATTAGTGGCAAATCACTACCCTGAAGTGGCTCATCTATCGGACAGAGATAACGTATATACCAGTAAGGCGACCCATGCAGAAGGTGTGCTAGAAGGCCTTAAATACTGGCAACAACGAGCTTCACGTAACCGCTAA
- a CDS encoding paraquat-inducible protein A: MPERFTKSCHECGLVSQFEELSAGSEASCPRCAHTLSSVGHHKQQGVIAYALASLITLIMSLTFPYMSFSVQGISQQITLYQAVDMMNRMDNSLIALLLFLAVILLPAYFLVLSLWFCFLVERDKRINYASHRVTFLALKSLSWAKPWLMVDVFLIGVLVSLIKIAALADVSMGLSFWAFCIYAMLVVKTISLVDFDWLWDRLVPTKAPQEPMIGSIFQNRQHLACHICGQVHHYSDSLHRCTRCHTHLHHFEPVKNLQIAWALLFTSVVFYIPANLYPMMYTSAFGTSEGSTIMEGVILLWNMGSYPVALIILIASVFIPMAKMVALAYLYWNAKRVHGLTEQKANRYLKVYRVTEFIGRWSMIDIFVVAILVALVQLDGVMAIYPGPAALSFAAVVIFTMLSAMIFDSRIIWK, from the coding sequence TTGCCGGAGCGCTTTACCAAGTCATGCCATGAATGCGGACTAGTTAGTCAGTTTGAAGAGTTGTCTGCAGGTAGCGAAGCGTCTTGCCCAAGGTGTGCTCATACTTTATCGAGTGTGGGGCATCATAAACAGCAGGGCGTAATCGCTTATGCGTTGGCGAGCCTGATTACATTAATCATGAGCCTAACTTTCCCGTACATGTCATTTAGTGTTCAAGGTATTAGCCAACAAATCACGCTGTACCAAGCTGTCGACATGATGAATCGCATGGATAACAGTTTGATTGCTTTGCTGTTGTTTTTGGCGGTGATTCTTTTGCCTGCTTACTTTCTGGTGCTTTCATTATGGTTCTGCTTTTTGGTTGAGCGCGACAAGCGAATTAATTACGCCTCCCACCGGGTTACATTTCTTGCTCTCAAATCTTTGAGTTGGGCGAAGCCGTGGCTGATGGTCGATGTTTTCTTGATTGGTGTGTTAGTGAGCTTGATTAAGATAGCCGCCTTGGCGGATGTTTCGATGGGCTTGTCGTTTTGGGCATTTTGTATCTATGCCATGCTGGTGGTTAAGACTATCTCTTTAGTCGATTTTGATTGGTTGTGGGATCGTTTGGTACCAACCAAAGCTCCGCAAGAACCTATGATTGGGAGCATATTTCAAAACAGGCAACATCTTGCGTGTCATATCTGTGGGCAAGTCCACCATTACAGCGATAGCCTCCACCGTTGCACTCGTTGCCACACTCATTTACATCACTTTGAGCCAGTCAAAAACTTACAAATCGCGTGGGCGTTGTTGTTCACTTCGGTCGTGTTTTATATCCCAGCCAATTTGTACCCGATGATGTATACCTCTGCGTTTGGAACCAGTGAAGGCTCAACCATCATGGAAGGGGTCATCTTACTTTGGAATATGGGTTCATACCCTGTGGCACTGATCATTCTTATCGCGAGTGTGTTTATTCCGATGGCGAAGATGGTCGCATTGGCATATCTCTATTGGAACGCCAAAAGGGTGCATGGCCTGACTGAGCAAAAGGCAAACCGTTATCTTAAGGTTTATCGCGTGACTGAATTCATTGGTCGCTGGTCGATGATAGACATTTTCGTCGTTGCAATATTGGTGGCATTGGTTCAATTGGATGGCGTTATGGCGATTTATCCGGGTCCTGCGGCGCTGTCGTTTGCGGCCGTTGTGATATTTACGATGTTGTCAGCGATGATTTTCGATTCTCGAATTATATGGAAGTAA